A segment of the Siphonobacter curvatus genome:
GGACAGTTCGTCGATATTGGCAAGATTCTCGTCCATAGCTTTATAGGTTTAAGTGGAATACGCGGGAGTTTAATCGTGATGTACCTTTCCTCCTTAAAAAAGTAAGCCTGATCCGTATCGAATCAGGCTTACTGGTTAACCGTACAACAAAGCTCGGTCTACTTCTTTGATTATGAATTCAAAATCTTCCGGCCGATTGACGTAATCCAGGTGGTTCACGTCCAGAATGAGCAATTTCCCATCGGTATAGCTGGCAATAAATTCTTCGTAATGAGCATTCAGATCGGTCAGGTATTCCACACTCATATTCAATTCATACTCCCGTCCCCGTTTCTGAATCTGATGCAGCAGCTTGGGTAAATCCGCTTTCAGGTAGATCATTAAATCCGGCGGTTTCACCACATCCATCATCGTTTGAAAGAGCGAGAAGTACGTCTCGTAATCGACCGTACTCATGTAGCCGGACCGATACAGATTTTTGGCGAAAATGTGAGCGTCTTCATAAATCGTACGATCCTGAATGATGCGTTTGGTCGAATGCATGATCTGTCGGGCCTGATCAAATCGACTTCGCAGGAAGTAAATCTGTAAGTGGAAAGCCCAGCGTTCCATATCCTCGTAAAAGTCAGCGAGGTATGGATTATTTTCAACAGCTTCGTAGAAAACCTCCCAGCCAAAGTGCTCGGCCAGCATGCGAGCCAGGGTGGTTTTCCCGGCTCCAATGTTACCGGTAACGGCAATATGCATGAGGGAAAAAAGTTAAGAATACGGATCACTAAATTTTGGGGCAACAAAGATACAACGCAACGGTCTTGTGGCTAGGCAAGTTCGTCGTTCGGTTAGAAATTACCGATGAAAATGTCATTAACGCAGGTTCTTAAACTTTTCTAATCCCGTACCTACGCCCTTAAAACCTGCTTTTACAGCCAAAAAACCTTACCTTTGCACCCGAATGATCCACTTTACAGGTGGCTTCTACTTATTTTATGAAAGCATATCGCATTTTATTGTATTACCTCTATACGCC
Coding sequences within it:
- a CDS encoding deoxynucleoside kinase, which codes for MHIAVTGNIGAGKTTLARMLAEHFGWEVFYEAVENNPYLADFYEDMERWAFHLQIYFLRSRFDQARQIMHSTKRIIQDRTIYEDAHIFAKNLYRSGYMSTVDYETYFSLFQTMMDVVKPPDLMIYLKADLPKLLHQIQKRGREYELNMSVEYLTDLNAHYEEFIASYTDGKLLILDVNHLDYVNRPEDFEFIIKEVDRALLYG